One region of Paucibacter aquatile genomic DNA includes:
- a CDS encoding M16 family metallopeptidase, producing the protein MFSFVRRPPVLAAALGLALAASLGCAWAQTGFESPPRPASPQPLQVPDFIQQRLANGLGLAVVERHAQPLVTAWLLVQAGGAYDPGGKSGLAELSLALMGKGVQRGAGPVSAAALAAEIEALGTQLEIGSAARSSHLGVTVASHRLDGSLGLLSEMLRSPSLAEEEFQRLQAQAVDALKLGRSDPGQLAAQIGRRLYWGDSPHGQQPTLASLSRIQLDDVRAFHRLHVRPERVTLILAGDITPAQARSLADKHFGKWRAHRMALPQQPSLVPKPLAARTVLVDLPGAGQSAVQVMAPTAGPSPVPFARLTPEAQATEVLTQQANALANAVLGQGYSSRINQEVRIKRGLSYGATSGIDAQPGGAQLITSAQTKHESAGEVAALLQQEIRRLSTERVPDPELVARRAVLIGDFGRQLETTAGLAALAAEGLMRGRPLAELGRVPDELAALDGDIVRTLATRHWQGERLRTVIVADFKQGGLALRQQFPDALVLKAEELDLASPTLRRGGRK; encoded by the coding sequence ATGTTTTCGTTCGTTCGCCGCCCGCCTGTGTTGGCTGCGGCCCTGGGTCTGGCCTTGGCCGCCTCCTTGGGCTGCGCCTGGGCCCAGACCGGGTTTGAGTCGCCGCCCCGCCCGGCCTCGCCCCAGCCTTTGCAGGTGCCCGATTTCATTCAGCAGCGCCTGGCCAATGGCCTGGGCCTGGCCGTGGTCGAGCGTCATGCCCAGCCTCTGGTCACGGCCTGGCTGTTGGTCCAGGCGGGTGGGGCTTATGACCCGGGCGGCAAGTCCGGCCTGGCCGAGCTGAGCCTGGCCCTGATGGGCAAGGGCGTGCAGCGTGGCGCCGGCCCGGTGTCGGCCGCGGCCCTGGCCGCCGAGATCGAGGCCTTGGGCACGCAGCTGGAGATCGGCAGCGCCGCTCGCAGCAGCCACCTGGGCGTGACGGTGGCCAGCCACCGCCTGGACGGCAGCCTGGGCCTGCTGTCCGAGATGTTGCGCAGTCCCAGCCTGGCGGAAGAGGAGTTCCAGCGCCTGCAGGCCCAGGCGGTCGATGCGCTCAAGCTCGGCCGCTCCGACCCGGGCCAGTTGGCCGCCCAGATCGGCCGCCGCCTGTACTGGGGCGACAGCCCGCATGGTCAGCAGCCCACCCTGGCCAGCCTCAGCCGCATCCAGCTTGACGATGTGCGCGCCTTCCACCGCCTGCATGTGCGGCCCGAGCGGGTCACCCTGATCCTGGCCGGCGACATCACGCCGGCCCAGGCGCGCAGCCTGGCAGACAAGCATTTCGGCAAATGGCGAGCCCATCGCATGGCACTGCCGCAACAACCGTCCTTGGTGCCCAAGCCGCTGGCGGCGCGCACGGTACTGGTCGACCTGCCCGGTGCCGGCCAGAGTGCGGTGCAGGTGATGGCACCGACCGCCGGCCCAAGCCCCGTGCCCTTTGCCCGCCTGACACCCGAAGCCCAGGCCACCGAGGTGCTGACCCAGCAGGCCAACGCCCTGGCCAATGCGGTCCTGGGTCAGGGCTACTCCTCGCGCATCAACCAGGAGGTGCGCATCAAACGCGGCCTGAGCTACGGTGCCACCAGCGGCATCGACGCCCAGCCCGGGGGCGCCCAGCTGATCACCAGCGCCCAGACCAAGCATGAAAGCGCCGGTGAGGTGGCGGCCTTGCTGCAGCAGGAGATCCGCCGCCTGTCTACGGAGCGTGTGCCCGACCCCGAGCTGGTGGCACGCCGCGCGGTGCTGATCGGCGACTTCGGCCGCCAGCTGGAAACCACGGCCGGCCTGGCCGCCCTGGCGGCCGAGGGCCTGATGCGCGGCCGACCCCTGGCCGAGCTGGGCCGGGTGCCGGATGAACTGGCGGCCCTGGACGGCGACATCGTGCGCACCCTGGCCACCCGCCACTGGCAGGGCGAGCGCTTGCGCACCGTCATCGTGGCCGATTTCAAGCAGGGCGGTCTGGCCCTGCGCCAGCAGTTCCCGGATGCCCTGGTGCTCAAGGCCGAGGAGCTGGA
- a CDS encoding M16 family metallopeptidase, with protein sequence MSGARRRFLSLGLGLSLGTAGPTLLAGASPAVWAQTAAESAVAPLKIAPLAFERRILTNGLELIALPQAGATVSVQVWYRVGGKDDPAGRSGFAHLFEHMMFKRTRYMANEQFDRMTEDVGGNNNAFTADDMTAYHSVVPANHLEPLLWAEAERMSNLTVDQANFDSERAVVKEEFRQRVLAEPYGRLFHAVPRLGYQLHPYRRPVIGSIEELDAATLQDVSAFHAQYYRPDNAVLIVTGAFDPVQLNRWVNHYFGSIRQPASAIPRVQQSEPRRARDELHQLKAPNVPLPAALLIWQGPKASSADAPVWQVAQGLLAMGESSRLNESLVYRQQLAQSAGFEAQLNADAGLLVAHAIASGKQSAAELVAPLMRELQKLAEEPIAAAELEKVKAQLLTAALIRRQTPLGLGEVLGEAALLRGDVQWVNRELNDLQAVSAADVQGVLKRDVLRGARVTVLYEAEAAPARKKVGKP encoded by the coding sequence GGCACGGCCGGCCCGACCTTGCTGGCCGGCGCCAGCCCGGCGGTCTGGGCGCAGACCGCCGCCGAGAGCGCCGTGGCGCCGCTCAAGATCGCACCCCTGGCCTTCGAGCGCCGCATTCTGACCAATGGCCTGGAGCTGATTGCCCTGCCTCAGGCCGGGGCCACAGTCAGCGTGCAGGTCTGGTACCGCGTGGGCGGCAAGGACGACCCGGCCGGTCGCAGCGGCTTTGCGCATTTGTTCGAGCACATGATGTTCAAGCGCACCCGCTACATGGCCAACGAACAGTTCGACCGCATGACCGAGGATGTCGGCGGCAACAACAATGCCTTCACCGCCGATGACATGACGGCTTACCACAGCGTCGTGCCGGCCAACCACCTGGAACCCCTGCTCTGGGCCGAGGCCGAGCGCATGTCCAACCTGACCGTGGATCAGGCCAATTTCGACAGCGAGCGCGCCGTGGTCAAGGAAGAGTTCCGCCAGCGCGTGCTGGCCGAGCCCTACGGCCGGTTGTTTCACGCCGTGCCGCGCCTGGGCTACCAGCTGCACCCCTACCGCCGCCCGGTGATCGGCAGCATCGAGGAGCTGGACGCCGCGACCCTGCAGGACGTCAGTGCCTTCCATGCCCAGTACTACCGGCCGGATAACGCGGTGCTCATCGTCACCGGCGCGTTTGACCCGGTGCAGCTGAATCGCTGGGTGAACCATTACTTCGGCAGCATCCGCCAACCGGCCAGTGCCATCCCGCGGGTGCAACAGAGCGAGCCGCGGCGTGCACGCGACGAGCTGCATCAGCTCAAGGCGCCCAATGTGCCGCTGCCGGCGGCCTTGCTGATCTGGCAAGGTCCCAAGGCCTCCAGCGCCGATGCGCCGGTCTGGCAGGTGGCCCAAGGGCTGCTGGCCATGGGCGAGTCCTCGCGCCTGAACGAGAGCCTGGTCTACCGCCAGCAGCTGGCGCAGAGTGCCGGCTTCGAAGCCCAGCTCAATGCCGACGCCGGCCTGTTGGTGGCCCATGCCATTGCCAGCGGCAAGCAGAGCGCCGCCGAGCTGGTGGCGCCGCTGATGCGTGAGCTGCAAAAGCTGGCCGAGGAGCCCATCGCCGCAGCAGAGCTGGAGAAGGTCAAGGCTCAGCTGCTGACCGCTGCCTTGATTCGCCGGCAAACGCCGCTGGGCCTGGGTGAGGTGCTGGGCGAGGCGGCCTTGCTGCGCGGTGATGTGCAGTGGGTGAACCGCGAGTTGAACGATTTGCAGGCGGTCAGCGCCGCCGATGTGCAAGGCGTGCTCAAGCGCGATGTGCTGCGCGGCGCCCGGGTGACCGTGTTGTACGAGGCCGAGGCTGCGCCGGCCCGCAAGAAAGTGGGCAAGCCATGA